One window from the genome of Variovorax sp. PAMC26660 encodes:
- the lptC gene encoding LPS export ABC transporter periplasmic protein LptC, with protein MNDIQRVWSQVRNVLDRATIYLPIILTAAVALGTYWLVRNAPKLLEPSAKTAPTHEPDYFMRDFVIKNFLPSGELRSELHGTEGRHYPDTDTIEVDKVRMRSVSPEGLVTRSTANRGLSNSDGSEIQLFGNAIVIRDPSVGANGKPMPRLEFRGEFLHTFLDTERVTSNQPVTLLRGTDQFTGDTLDYDNLSGVANLNGRVRGMLMPSPAMAAAPAKKR; from the coding sequence ATGAACGACATCCAACGCGTGTGGAGCCAGGTGCGCAATGTGCTCGACCGCGCGACGATCTATCTGCCGATCATCCTGACGGCGGCCGTGGCGCTGGGCACCTACTGGCTGGTGCGCAATGCGCCCAAGCTGCTGGAGCCTTCCGCCAAGACCGCGCCCACGCATGAGCCCGATTACTTCATGCGCGACTTCGTGATCAAGAATTTCCTGCCCAGCGGCGAGCTGCGCAGCGAGCTTCATGGCACTGAAGGGCGGCACTATCCGGACACAGACACCATCGAGGTGGACAAGGTGCGCATGCGCTCCGTGTCCCCCGAAGGACTGGTCACGCGCTCGACGGCCAACCGCGGTCTGTCGAACTCCGATGGCAGCGAAATCCAACTGTTCGGCAATGCCATCGTCATTCGCGACCCGTCGGTGGGCGCCAACGGCAAGCCGATGCCGCGCCTCGAATTCCGCGGCGAGTTCCTGCACACCTTTCTCGACACCGAGCGCGTCACGTCGAACCAGCCGGTCACGCTCCTTCGCGGCACCGACCAGTTCACGGGCGACACGCTCGACTATGACAACCTGAGCGGCGTAGCCAACCTGAACGGCCGGGTGCGCGGCATGCTGATGCCGTCGCCGGCGATGGCTGCGGCTCCGGCCAAGAAGCGCTGA
- a CDS encoding KdsC family phosphatase: MPLEFQAETLLAAQDVRIVFFDIDGVLTDGGVYFTEHGETLKRFSILDGYGLKLLRKAGITPAVITGRDSKPLRVRLEALGIEHVRYGTEDKLPAAQAMLEQLGFNWAQAAAIGDDWPDLPVLTRVGFAAAPANAHAEVRGIARYVTKARGGEGAAREFCDLLLTACGQYRPLLEAAMGPNR; the protein is encoded by the coding sequence ATGCCGCTCGAGTTCCAGGCCGAGACCTTGCTCGCCGCACAGGATGTGCGCATCGTCTTCTTCGACATCGACGGCGTGCTGACCGATGGCGGCGTGTACTTCACCGAACACGGCGAAACGCTCAAGCGCTTCAGCATCCTCGATGGCTACGGCCTGAAGCTGCTGCGCAAGGCGGGCATCACGCCGGCCGTGATCACCGGGCGCGATTCCAAGCCGCTGCGCGTGCGGCTCGAAGCGCTGGGCATCGAGCACGTGCGCTACGGCACCGAAGACAAGCTGCCTGCCGCCCAAGCCATGCTCGAACAGCTTGGCTTCAACTGGGCGCAGGCCGCTGCCATCGGCGACGACTGGCCCGACCTGCCGGTGTTGACCCGCGTCGGCTTTGCCGCAGCGCCGGCCAACGCGCACGCCGAGGTGCGCGGCATTGCGCGCTACGTCACCAAGGCGCGCGGCGGCGAAGGTGCGGCGCGCGAATTCTGCGATCTGCTTCTGACAGCCTGCGGCCAGTACCGGCCGCTGCTCGAGGCTGCCATGGGCCCGAACCGATGA
- a CDS encoding SIS domain-containing protein, translating to MSSRPAPAHVVDPEAILARARVTFDIEAEAVLGLKTRVGPSFVEAVRKILDVRGRVVVMGMGKSGHVGRKIAATLASTGTPAMFVHPAEASHGDLGMIKSVDLVLAISNSGEVDELTVILPVVKRQGVPLIAMTGRADSTLARHADIVIDAGVAKEACPLNLAPTASTTAQMAMGDALAVALLDARGFGSEDFARSHPGGALGRKLLTHVSDVMRSGDEVPRVPPSATISELMRAMSIKGFGAAAVVEPDGRASGIFTDGDLRRLIEAGADLRTPKAADVMHREPRTIRVDALAVEAAELMEQCGITRLFVIDGAGVIVGAINTNDLMRAKVI from the coding sequence ATGAGTTCCCGCCCCGCCCCGGCCCATGTGGTCGACCCCGAAGCCATCCTCGCTCGGGCACGCGTCACCTTCGACATCGAAGCCGAAGCCGTTCTTGGTCTGAAGACCCGGGTCGGCCCGAGTTTTGTCGAGGCCGTGCGCAAGATCCTCGACGTTCGCGGCCGCGTGGTCGTGATGGGCATGGGCAAGAGCGGCCATGTCGGCCGCAAGATCGCCGCCACCCTCGCCTCCACCGGCACGCCCGCGATGTTCGTGCACCCGGCCGAGGCCAGCCATGGCGATCTCGGCATGATCAAGTCGGTCGACCTGGTGCTCGCGATTTCCAACAGCGGCGAGGTCGACGAGCTGACCGTCATCCTGCCGGTGGTCAAGCGCCAGGGCGTGCCCCTGATCGCCATGACCGGCCGCGCCGACTCCACCCTGGCGCGCCACGCCGACATCGTGATCGACGCCGGCGTGGCCAAGGAAGCCTGCCCCCTGAACCTCGCCCCCACCGCGAGCACCACCGCACAGATGGCGATGGGCGACGCGCTGGCGGTGGCGCTGCTCGACGCGCGCGGCTTCGGCTCCGAAGACTTCGCGCGCTCGCATCCGGGCGGCGCGCTCGGACGCAAGCTGCTCACGCATGTGAGCGACGTGATGCGCTCGGGCGACGAAGTGCCGCGCGTGCCGCCGTCCGCCACCATCAGCGAGCTGATGCGTGCCATGAGCATCAAGGGCTTCGGCGCTGCCGCCGTGGTCGAGCCGGACGGCCGCGCCTCGGGCATCTTCACCGACGGCGACCTGCGCCGCCTGATCGAAGCGGGCGCCGACCTGCGCACGCCCAAGGCCGCCGACGTGATGCACCGCGAGCCGCGCACCATCCGCGTCGACGCGCTGGCGGTGGAAGCCGCCGAGCTGATGGAGCAATGCGGCATCACCCGCCTGTTCGTGATCGACGGCGCGGGCGTGATCGTTGGCGCGATCAACACCAACGACCTGATGCGCGCGAAGGTCATCTGA
- a CDS encoding monovalent cation:proton antiporter family protein, producing the protein MSSFDLTLLYLLAAVIGVVVCRSLKLPPMLGYLSAGVLIGPHAFALAQNSEGIRHLGEFGVVFLMFVIGLEFSLPKLRAMRKHVFGLGLLQVLLTMAFATIGALLISTQLPPSWRLGWQTTLALSGALTMSSTAIVVKLMAERLELESEHGKRVMGVLLFQDLAVVPLLVLIPALGAPPEALAKALGLALLKATFLIGVLLYGGPRIMRWWLTLVARRRSEELFILNVLLITLGLAWLTELAGLSLALGAFIAGMLVSETEYKHQVETDIRPFHDVLLGLFFITVGMSLDWHIVVQRWMLVGVLLLVPLLFKLALVTVLARVLGATSGVSLRTGLYLAQAGEFGFVLLTLAQERSLLPPWLANPVLASMVLSMLATPFIIMYSNAIVRKLVASDWLQQSLQMTSIARKTINTAKHVIICGYGRCGQNLARILEREGIPYMALDLDPDRVRQAAAAGDSVVFGDAARLQALMAAGLARASAVVVTYLDVPGAMKVLANTRAHAAHVPVIVRTQDDHDLEKLQAAGATEVVPEAIEGSLMLASHALALVGVPMRRVIRVVQDQRDARYNLLRGYFHGADDDNADEIDHERLNSFTLTSGARAIGQTLEQIALPTLNVRVASLRRHDGQPRTPAGDTVLSDGDTLVLSGKPTALAIAIERLQKG; encoded by the coding sequence ATGTCTTCGTTCGATCTCACGCTGTTGTATCTGCTGGCCGCAGTGATCGGCGTGGTGGTCTGCCGGTCGCTGAAGCTGCCGCCGATGCTGGGCTACCTGTCGGCCGGCGTGCTGATCGGGCCGCATGCGTTTGCGCTGGCGCAGAACTCCGAGGGCATCCGCCATCTGGGCGAATTCGGCGTGGTGTTCCTGATGTTCGTGATCGGGCTCGAATTCAGCCTGCCCAAGCTGCGCGCCATGCGCAAGCACGTGTTCGGGCTCGGCCTGCTGCAGGTGCTGCTGACGATGGCCTTCGCCACGATCGGCGCGCTGCTCATCTCCACGCAGTTGCCGCCGTCCTGGCGCCTGGGCTGGCAAACGACGCTGGCGCTGTCGGGCGCGCTCACCATGAGCAGCACCGCCATCGTGGTCAAGCTGATGGCCGAGCGGCTCGAACTCGAAAGCGAGCACGGCAAGCGCGTGATGGGCGTGCTGCTGTTCCAGGATTTGGCCGTGGTGCCGCTGCTGGTGCTGATCCCCGCGCTCGGCGCGCCGCCCGAGGCGCTGGCCAAGGCGCTCGGCCTGGCGCTGCTGAAGGCGACCTTCCTGATCGGCGTGCTGCTCTACGGCGGCCCGCGCATCATGCGCTGGTGGCTCACGCTGGTGGCCCGGCGGCGCAGCGAAGAACTGTTCATCCTTAACGTGCTGCTGATCACGCTGGGCCTGGCCTGGCTCACGGAGCTGGCCGGCCTGAGCCTGGCGCTGGGCGCATTCATCGCGGGCATGCTGGTGTCGGAGACCGAATACAAGCACCAGGTCGAGACCGACATCCGCCCCTTCCACGACGTGCTGCTGGGGCTGTTCTTCATCACGGTCGGCATGTCGCTCGACTGGCACATCGTGGTGCAGCGCTGGATGCTGGTGGGCGTGCTGCTGCTGGTGCCGCTGCTGTTCAAGCTGGCGCTGGTGACGGTGCTGGCGCGTGTGCTGGGCGCCACCTCGGGGGTGTCGCTGCGCACCGGCCTCTATCTGGCGCAGGCCGGCGAATTCGGCTTCGTGCTGTTGACGCTGGCACAAGAGCGCAGCCTGCTGCCGCCGTGGCTGGCCAACCCGGTGCTGGCCTCGATGGTGCTGTCGATGCTGGCCACGCCGTTCATCATCATGTACAGCAACGCCATCGTGCGAAAGCTGGTGGCCAGCGACTGGCTGCAACAGTCGCTGCAGATGACAAGCATCGCGCGCAAGACCATCAACACCGCCAAGCACGTGATCATCTGCGGCTATGGGCGCTGCGGCCAGAACTTGGCACGCATCCTCGAGCGCGAAGGCATTCCCTACATGGCGCTCGACCTCGACCCCGACCGCGTGCGCCAGGCCGCCGCCGCCGGCGACTCGGTGGTGTTCGGCGACGCCGCGCGGCTGCAGGCCCTGATGGCCGCCGGCCTGGCCCGCGCCAGCGCCGTCGTCGTGACCTACCTCGACGTGCCGGGCGCGATGAAGGTGCTGGCCAACACCCGCGCCCACGCCGCGCATGTGCCGGTGATCGTGCGCACGCAGGACGACCACGACCTCGAAAAACTGCAGGCGGCCGGTGCGACGGAGGTGGTGCCCGAGGCCATCGAGGGCTCGCTGATGCTCGCGAGCCATGCGCTGGCGCTGGTCGGCGTGCCGATGCGGCGCGTGATCCGCGTGGTGCAGGACCAGCGCGACGCCCGCTACAACCTGCTGCGCGGCTACTTCCACGGTGCCGACGACGACAACGCCGACGAGATCGACCACGAGCGGCTCAACAGCTTCACCCTCACATCGGGTGCACGCGCGATCGGCCAGACCCTCGAACAGATCGCGCTGCCGACACTGAACGTGCGCGTGGCCAGCCTGCGCCGCCACGACGGCCAACCCCGCACGCCAGCCGGCGACACGGTGCTGTCGGATGGCGACACCCTGGTGCTGTCCGGCAAGCCCACCGCGCTGGCGATCGCCATCGAGCGCCTGCAAAAAGGCTGA
- a CDS encoding zinc ribbon domain-containing protein, which yields MALICPVCSTENRDGANFCRSCGDPLVAMTTRMPPAPSPDREWATTAPAQLRAPTIPAPLFDPGEPVPSRSFFGKAPVAPPEDERTLIAAPGEPPHAPSSPSVSSSMSDAARAERAERKKTRVKVRRTVPVERPPRKRVILLWLGLLVVALLMIVAGWYGYGTRKTPVAVEEAAPPVSEPAAAAVPAVETPPAAPAAEPPAPAPEAEAPPTPTTTAPKPTAKPRKQATVAAPPPNTSELPAPAVAAAPPPPAPAPAAEPQAMCGDRNFIAKAQCMAAQCLKPEYKAHAQCEAVRRQQRIEEEKRNPTLIN from the coding sequence ATGGCCTTGATCTGTCCGGTCTGCAGCACGGAAAACCGTGACGGCGCGAATTTCTGCAGAAGCTGCGGTGACCCATTGGTTGCCATGACGACCCGGATGCCCCCGGCCCCGAGCCCCGATCGCGAATGGGCCACCACCGCGCCGGCCCAGTTGCGCGCACCGACCATTCCGGCGCCGCTCTTCGATCCTGGCGAGCCTGTACCTTCGCGGTCCTTTTTCGGCAAGGCGCCTGTTGCCCCGCCGGAGGACGAAAGAACCCTGATCGCGGCGCCCGGTGAGCCGCCGCATGCGCCTTCGTCGCCTTCTGTTTCATCGTCGATGTCGGATGCCGCCCGGGCCGAGAGGGCTGAAAGAAAAAAGACCCGGGTCAAGGTCCGGCGAACGGTTCCCGTCGAACGGCCGCCGCGCAAGCGCGTGATCCTCCTGTGGCTGGGCCTGCTGGTGGTGGCACTGCTGATGATCGTTGCGGGCTGGTATGGCTACGGCACGCGCAAGACGCCGGTGGCTGTCGAGGAGGCTGCGCCGCCTGTTTCCGAGCCGGCTGCCGCAGCGGTGCCAGCGGTTGAAACGCCGCCAGCAGCGCCGGCTGCCGAGCCGCCCGCGCCAGCGCCCGAGGCAGAAGCGCCGCCAACTCCGACGACCACGGCTCCCAAGCCCACCGCCAAGCCGCGCAAGCAGGCGACGGTTGCCGCGCCGCCACCGAACACATCCGAGCTCCCCGCTCCAGCCGTCGCGGCAGCCCCGCCGCCGCCAGCGCCCGCTCCTGCGGCCGAGCCGCAGGCCATGTGCGGCGACCGCAACTTCATCGCCAAGGCGCAATGCATGGCCGCCCAGTGCCTGAAGCCCGAGTACAAGGCGCACGCGCAATGCGAGGCGGTGCGCCGTCAGCAGCGCATCGAAGAAGAAAAGCGCAATCCCACGCTGATCAATTAG
- a CDS encoding Crp/Fnr family transcriptional regulator, with product MSIQNLSRAIAENTNLDAFALTFNVQQWETLAGYLQPIDASVGDVLIEQGTPDRSVFFIESGAISVHRVSSKEQMRLAVLTPGSVVGEGSFFSRQPHSANVVVTGAGRVWRLNAIRFAEMSNRQPNMALEIAMALGAVIAKRMAHRSKRVAVT from the coding sequence ATGTCCATCCAGAACCTGAGCCGCGCCATCGCGGAGAACACGAACCTCGACGCTTTTGCGTTGACGTTCAACGTCCAGCAATGGGAAACGCTTGCGGGCTATTTGCAGCCCATCGACGCGAGCGTCGGCGACGTGCTGATCGAACAGGGCACGCCGGACCGCTCGGTGTTCTTCATCGAGAGCGGCGCCATCAGCGTGCACCGCGTCAGCAGCAAGGAGCAGATGCGCCTTGCCGTGCTCACGCCCGGCTCGGTCGTCGGCGAAGGCTCTTTCTTCTCGCGCCAGCCGCACTCGGCCAATGTGGTGGTCACCGGCGCGGGTCGCGTGTGGCGGCTCAACGCCATCCGCTTTGCGGAAATGTCGAACCGCCAGCCCAACATGGCGCTGGAAATCGCAATGGCGCTCGGCGCTGTGATCGCCAAGCGCATGGCACACCGCTCCAAGCGCGTTGCCGTGACCTGA
- the mnmE gene encoding tRNA uridine-5-carboxymethylaminomethyl(34) synthesis GTPase MnmE yields MLARTSDPIVAIATASGRGAVGIVRVSGARLAPLIDAICGRTLKPREATYLPFRDADGEPVDHGLAIHFPAPHSFTGEDVLELQAHGGTVVLQLLLSRCLEAAAQPDAVTGRPRLPGLRVAEPGEFSQRAFLNGKIDLAQAEAIADLIDASTEAAARSAGRSLSGAFSREIHTLRDALINLRMLVEATLDFPEEEIDFLQKADAAGQLVRLQSQLAAVQLRARQGALLREGIKVVIAGQPNAGKSSLLNALAGAELAIVSAVAGTTRDVVSQTIQIHGVPLHVADTAGLRESSDEVEQIGVARAWGQIESADAVLFLHDLTRAELPDYAAADAEILRVLRQKLPASVPVLDVWNKQDAAPSAQPAQGIALSAKTGLGIEALRDRLLHMAGWQSVPEGVYLARARHVQALGRVETHLGLAASHLAAQAQLLDLLAEELRLAQNALNEITGEFGADDLLGVIFSRFCIGK; encoded by the coding sequence ATGCTCGCCCGCACCTCCGACCCCATCGTTGCCATTGCCACTGCCTCGGGGCGCGGGGCGGTCGGCATCGTTCGCGTGTCGGGTGCCAGGCTGGCGCCGTTGATCGATGCCATCTGCGGCCGCACGCTCAAACCACGCGAGGCCACCTACCTGCCCTTTCGCGATGCGGACGGCGAGCCGGTCGACCACGGCCTGGCGATCCACTTTCCCGCGCCCCACTCCTTCACCGGCGAAGACGTGCTCGAGCTGCAGGCCCACGGCGGCACGGTTGTTTTGCAACTGCTGCTGTCACGCTGCCTCGAAGCGGCGGCGCAGCCCGATGCGGTCACCGGCCGGCCTCGCCTGCCCGGCCTGCGGGTCGCCGAGCCCGGCGAGTTCAGCCAGCGCGCCTTTCTCAACGGCAAGATCGACCTGGCGCAGGCCGAGGCCATTGCCGACCTGATCGACGCCAGCACCGAGGCCGCCGCGCGCAGCGCTGGCCGTTCGCTGTCGGGCGCTTTCTCGCGCGAGATCCACACGCTGCGCGACGCGCTGATCAACCTGCGCATGCTGGTCGAGGCCACGCTCGACTTTCCGGAAGAAGAGATCGACTTTCTCCAGAAGGCCGACGCGGCCGGGCAACTGGTGAGGCTGCAGTCGCAATTGGCAGCCGTGCAATTGCGTGCGCGACAGGGCGCGTTGCTGCGCGAAGGCATCAAGGTCGTGATTGCGGGGCAGCCCAATGCGGGCAAGAGTTCGCTGCTCAATGCGCTGGCCGGCGCAGAGCTGGCCATCGTGAGCGCGGTCGCGGGCACCACGCGCGATGTGGTCTCGCAGACCATCCAGATCCACGGCGTGCCGCTGCATGTGGCCGACACCGCCGGCCTGCGCGAAAGCAGCGACGAGGTCGAACAGATCGGCGTGGCACGCGCCTGGGGCCAGATCGAGAGCGCCGATGCCGTGCTGTTCCTGCACGACCTGACACGCGCCGAGCTGCCGGACTACGCGGCCGCCGATGCTGAGATCCTGCGCGTCCTCCGCCAGAAGTTGCCCGCGAGCGTGCCCGTGCTCGACGTGTGGAACAAGCAGGATGCGGCGCCTTCCGCCCAGCCGGCGCAGGGCATCGCGCTGTCCGCCAAGACCGGCCTGGGCATCGAGGCATTGCGCGATCGGCTGCTTCACATGGCCGGCTGGCAGTCTGTGCCCGAGGGCGTCTACCTGGCGCGGGCGCGCCACGTGCAGGCGCTGGGCCGGGTCGAAACGCACCTTGGGTTGGCTGCGAGCCACCTGGCGGCGCAGGCCCAGCTGCTCGACCTGCTGGCCGAAGAGCTGCGGCTTGCGCAGAACGCGCTCAACGAGATCACGGGCGAGTTCGGTGCCGACGATCTGCTGGGCGTCATCTTTTCGCGCTTCTGTATCGGGAAATAG
- the yidC gene encoding membrane protein insertase YidC: MNDIRRTILWVIFGFSLVLLWDQWQVFNGNKPTFLPSSKPAVVAPAPGGTPAANNGVPTAASATGGNAGAVPTQAAAAVPREQVNVTTDLFKATIDSEGATVNHLELLKYDEADRTKRVVLFENGSPATRYVAQTGLLNTVDTGDRFPNHLTPMTPKAGPREMADGQNTLEVSFESEPVGGLKYIKTYVFHRGDYAIGVRHEVVNVSDQPREAQLYMQLLRHGTVAAGTMFGTNTFTGPAAYTNEKKFHKLDFKDIAKGKIEPPPPANDGWIAMVQHYFVSAWLLKGDPASEQLRREFRVKDLGDNLFTVAMVATLPKIAPGATQVVNSTLFAGPEEEKKLELIAPGLDLVKDYGIFAIISKPLYWLLNQLHGILGNWGWSIVALVVLLKAAFYWLNAKAYASMAKMKAINPKIMEMRERLKDKPQEMQQEMMRIYKTEKVNPMGGCFPIVIQIPVFIALYWVLLSSVEMRHAPWILWITDLSAPDPWYILPVVMTATSLFQTWLNPTPPDPMQAKLMWIMPLAFSVMFIFFPAGLVLYWITNNTLSIAQQWFINKRLGVLGTKK; encoded by the coding sequence ATGAACGATATCCGCCGCACGATCCTGTGGGTGATTTTTGGGTTCTCGCTGGTGCTGCTGTGGGACCAATGGCAGGTCTTCAACGGCAACAAGCCGACCTTCCTGCCGTCGAGCAAACCCGCCGTGGTGGCCCCGGCCCCGGGCGGCACGCCCGCTGCCAACAATGGCGTGCCCACGGCTGCCAGCGCCACCGGCGGCAACGCCGGCGCCGTGCCCACGCAAGCCGCGGCGGCCGTGCCCCGTGAGCAGGTCAACGTCACCACCGACCTGTTCAAGGCCACGATCGACAGCGAAGGCGCCACGGTCAACCACCTCGAGCTGCTGAAGTACGACGAAGCCGACCGCACCAAGCGCGTCGTGCTGTTCGAGAACGGCTCCCCGGCCACGCGCTATGTGGCGCAGACCGGCCTGCTGAACACGGTCGACACCGGCGACCGCTTCCCCAACCACCTGACGCCGATGACGCCGAAGGCAGGTCCGCGCGAAATGGCCGACGGCCAGAACACGCTGGAAGTGAGCTTCGAGAGCGAGCCCGTCGGCGGCCTGAAGTACATCAAGACCTACGTGTTCCACCGCGGCGACTACGCCATCGGCGTGCGCCACGAAGTCGTCAATGTGAGCGACCAGCCCCGTGAAGCCCAGCTGTACATGCAGCTGCTGCGCCACGGCACGGTGGCCGCCGGCACGATGTTCGGCACCAACACCTTCACCGGTCCGGCCGCGTACACCAACGAGAAAAAGTTCCACAAGCTGGACTTCAAGGACATCGCCAAGGGCAAGATCGAACCGCCGCCGCCGGCCAACGACGGCTGGATCGCGATGGTTCAGCACTACTTCGTGTCGGCCTGGCTGCTCAAGGGCGACCCGGCCAGCGAACAGCTGCGTCGCGAATTCCGCGTGAAGGACCTGGGCGACAACCTCTTCACCGTGGCCATGGTGGCCACGCTGCCGAAGATCGCCCCGGGCGCCACGCAGGTCGTGAACAGCACGCTGTTCGCAGGCCCTGAAGAAGAAAAGAAGCTCGAACTCATTGCGCCGGGCCTGGACCTGGTGAAGGACTACGGCATCTTCGCGATCATCTCCAAGCCGCTGTACTGGCTGCTGAACCAGCTGCACGGCATCCTGGGCAACTGGGGCTGGTCGATCGTGGCGCTGGTGGTGCTGCTGAAGGCGGCCTTCTACTGGCTCAACGCCAAGGCCTACGCCAGCATGGCCAAGATGAAGGCCATCAACCCCAAGATCATGGAAATGCGCGAGCGGCTGAAGGACAAGCCGCAAGAAATGCAGCAAGAGATGATGCGGATCTACAAGACCGAGAAGGTCAATCCGATGGGCGGCTGCTTCCCCATCGTGATCCAGATTCCGGTGTTCATCGCGCTCTACTGGGTGCTGCTGTCGTCGGTCGAAATGCGCCATGCGCCATGGATTCTCTGGATCACCGACCTGTCGGCGCCGGACCCCTGGTACATCCTGCCGGTCGTGATGACGGCCACTTCGCTGTTCCAGACCTGGCTCAACCCGACGCCACCCGATCCGATGCAGGCCAAGCTGATGTGGATCATGCCGCTCGCGTTCAGCGTGATGTTCATCTTCTTCCCGGCCGGCCTGGTGCTGTACTGGATCACGAACAACACGTTGTCGATCGCGCAGCAGTGGTTCATCAACAAGCGGCTGGGCGTGCTGGGTACCAAGAAGTAG
- the yidD gene encoding membrane protein insertion efficiency factor YidD, with the protein MKRLLIGLVKGYRLLLSPWLGQSCRFTPTCSVYSIEALEVHGALKGSYLTLHRIARCQPWCQGGHDPVPPKSQRRTDKSGSLFSSLLSSDKKSSS; encoded by the coding sequence ATGAAACGCCTGCTGATCGGCCTCGTGAAGGGCTATCGCCTGCTGCTGAGCCCCTGGCTCGGTCAGTCGTGCCGTTTCACGCCGACCTGCTCCGTGTATTCGATCGAAGCGCTCGAGGTGCATGGCGCACTCAAGGGCAGCTACCTCACCCTGCACCGCATCGCGCGCTGCCAGCCCTGGTGCCAGGGCGGCCACGATCCGGTTCCACCGAAATCACAGCGTCGCACTGACAAGTCAGGATCGCTGTTTTCGTCTCTTCTCTCCTCCGACAAGAAGTCTTCGTCATGA
- a CDS encoding ribonuclease P protein component: protein MQRLKTRAQFQAVLAGATVARTAHFALHRCALDLASSAQPLFASDDVWLGAMVPKRWARRAVTRNAIKRQIYTVSAAPDVGLPRAAHVVRLRAGFDRKEFVSASSDKLKAAVRAELQQLLARAARPPAPPRERSERSSSAPSSGSP, encoded by the coding sequence ATGCAGCGGCTCAAGACCCGCGCGCAATTCCAGGCCGTCCTCGCAGGTGCCACCGTGGCGCGCACTGCTCATTTCGCATTGCACCGTTGTGCGCTCGATCTCGCATCGAGCGCACAACCGTTGTTCGCGTCCGACGATGTCTGGCTGGGTGCCATGGTGCCCAAGCGCTGGGCGCGTCGCGCGGTCACGCGCAACGCCATCAAGCGCCAGATCTATACCGTGAGCGCCGCACCCGACGTCGGCCTGCCTCGTGCTGCGCACGTGGTGCGGCTGCGCGCGGGTTTCGATCGCAAGGAATTCGTGAGCGCCTCTTCGGACAAGCTCAAGGCAGCCGTGCGCGCTGAACTGCAGCAACTGCTGGCGCGTGCCGCGCGCCCGCCGGCGCCGCCGCGCGAGCGTTCCGAACGTTCTTCTTCCGCGCCTTCTTCCGGATCACCATGA
- the rpmH gene encoding 50S ribosomal protein L34: protein MKRTYQASKVRRARTHGFLVRMKTRGGRAVINARRAKGRKRLAV, encoded by the coding sequence ATGAAACGCACCTATCAAGCATCCAAAGTCCGCCGCGCCCGTACCCACGGCTTCCTGGTCCGCATGAAGACCCGTGGCGGCCGTGCCGTCATCAACGCACGCCGCGCCAAGGGCCGCAAGCGCCTGGCTGTCTGA